A genomic region of Methanosarcina thermophila TM-1 contains the following coding sequences:
- a CDS encoding LemA family protein, with translation MAEAVEPVKVYFNLTDGDFLLLEISIIILIILGLLFVIIYNDLIKQRNRVENAWAQIDVQLKRRYDLIPNLVETVKGYAKHEKTLLEDITKARAAVMSANSISETAEASNYLSSTLKSLFAVAENYPELKANQNFMQLQKDLMETENKIAYSRQFYNDTVMKYNISIQTIPKNIVASLMGFTKKDLFETQQAERETPKVKF, from the coding sequence GTGGCGGAGGCGGTGGAGCCCGTTAAGGTATATTTCAATTTAACGGATGGTGATTTCTTGTTACTGGAGATCTCGATAATAATATTAATAATTCTGGGGTTACTTTTTGTCATAATTTACAATGATCTTATAAAACAAAGAAACAGGGTAGAAAATGCCTGGGCTCAAATAGATGTCCAGCTTAAAAGGCGCTATGACCTTATTCCAAATCTTGTAGAAACCGTGAAAGGCTATGCAAAACACGAAAAAACTCTTTTAGAAGATATCACAAAAGCCAGAGCTGCGGTGATGTCTGCAAATAGCATCAGTGAAACGGCAGAAGCATCAAATTATCTGTCCTCAACCCTCAAATCCCTATTCGCAGTTGCAGAAAATTACCCTGAACTGAAAGCCAATCAGAACTTTATGCAGCTTCAGAAAGACCTCATGGAGACTGAGAATAAAATTGCCTATTCAAGGCAGTTTTATAATGATACTGTCATGAAGTACAATATCAGCATTCAGACAATCCCTAAAAATATTGTCGCATCCCTCATGGGATTCACGAAAAAAGATTTATTTGAAACCCAGCAGGCAGAAAGGGAGACTCCAAAGGTTAAATTCTAA
- a CDS encoding DUF2207 domain-containing protein: MGLSDASCGGAREAKLRSLLLKTLTFLLLAICLVSPVSAKYSLEEAETHITVNPRGVVHVEESVSYVFDGKYFDVHRELKTLPGGSIENVEAHFSDKECELLIEPTQDGYRLIGLLPDPTPERLTFHISYDCYGAVKVYRDVSELNYKLWGGEWEKPLKKFKGSVMLPVKNESEIRYWIHPADYTREVNVKNDVILLRTDEIPSTQWYEIRAVFPRIASPNSDLVQVDNSAGLEKILAIESEYQKKGLILEDLYSATVLFALFVLAFPIFIYYRYGREPEIDHRTISKRDIFADSKPAVVNAVMKGSMGIPTIDGFTATILDLVNRGYISFRNLKPEEKDLSDTQEPGSRDFMVELPGNEKDPQTSRVSTKLEDFEEDVLSLLKAHASEGKISWKKFEKELQNEPDSYKFLIAWSKKVQAYTAFDKFFQSTGHVYMYWFSRLILIAAIVYYILITGFFPSKVFPLTSKICVLTASIGIYGFIMTKFSNTFITVFGRWTPEGNLYYKHWNNFKKYITDLSALKEHPPESVEVWDSYFIYAVSLGVAKEMLQNISQIVPPEQLKRSRFHPISCNYYSKSGYDTEMPSHHPIKEEMETEEAGNIGGGFEENSGTE; the protein is encoded by the coding sequence TTGGGGCTTTCAGATGCTTCCTGCGGGGGTGCCAGAGAGGCAAAACTCAGATCCTTGCTATTGAAAACACTCACTTTTTTGCTGCTTGCTATCTGCCTGGTATCTCCAGTCAGTGCAAAATACTCACTGGAAGAAGCTGAGACACATATAACAGTTAATCCCCGCGGGGTTGTCCATGTTGAAGAGTCGGTTTCATATGTATTTGATGGGAAGTATTTCGATGTTCACAGAGAACTAAAAACCCTGCCGGGAGGATCTATCGAGAATGTTGAGGCGCATTTTTCCGATAAAGAATGTGAACTCTTGATTGAACCGACTCAGGATGGGTACAGATTAATAGGTTTGCTTCCAGACCCTACCCCTGAAAGATTAACATTTCATATTTCTTACGATTGCTACGGTGCAGTCAAAGTTTACAGGGATGTCTCTGAACTTAACTATAAGCTGTGGGGAGGTGAATGGGAGAAACCTTTAAAGAAATTTAAAGGAAGTGTTATGCTTCCGGTGAAAAACGAGAGTGAAATCAGGTACTGGATTCATCCGGCTGACTATACCCGGGAAGTAAATGTAAAAAATGATGTCATTCTGCTAAGAACAGATGAGATCCCTTCCACCCAGTGGTATGAGATCCGGGCGGTTTTCCCGAGAATTGCATCCCCCAATTCAGATCTTGTCCAGGTGGATAATTCCGCAGGGCTCGAAAAGATACTGGCTATTGAAAGTGAATATCAAAAGAAAGGGCTGATCCTGGAAGATCTGTATAGTGCGACAGTTTTATTTGCACTCTTTGTTCTGGCGTTTCCTATTTTTATATACTATCGCTATGGAAGAGAACCGGAGATCGATCATAGAACAATATCTAAAAGAGATATCTTTGCCGATTCCAAGCCTGCCGTTGTAAATGCCGTTATGAAAGGGAGCATGGGTATCCCCACAATAGATGGATTTACTGCAACCATTCTGGATCTTGTTAACCGAGGCTATATTTCATTCCGGAACTTAAAACCCGAAGAGAAAGACTTGTCAGATACTCAGGAGCCCGGATCCAGAGATTTTATGGTAGAACTTCCCGGTAATGAGAAAGACCCTCAAACCAGTAGAGTCTCCACTAAACTGGAAGATTTTGAAGAAGATGTGCTCAGTTTGTTAAAGGCGCATGCTTCCGAAGGGAAAATCTCCTGGAAAAAATTTGAAAAAGAGCTTCAAAACGAACCGGATTCCTATAAGTTCTTAATTGCCTGGAGCAAGAAAGTTCAGGCATACACGGCGTTTGATAAGTTCTTCCAATCCACCGGACATGTGTACATGTACTGGTTTTCTAGATTGATTTTAATAGCAGCAATTGTTTATTATATTTTAATCACCGGGTTTTTCCCTTCAAAAGTTTTTCCTCTGACATCAAAGATTTGTGTGTTGACGGCTTCGATTGGGATTTATGGATTCATTATGACAAAATTCTCAAATACGTTCATAACGGTTTTTGGACGATGGACTCCCGAAGGAAACCTTTACTACAAACACTGGAACAATTTTAAAAAATATATTACAGACCTCTCTGCTCTAAAAGAACACCCTCCTGAATCAGTTGAGGTCTGGGATTCCTATTTTATATATGCTGTCTCTCTCGGAGTCGCAAAGGAAATGCTTCAAAATATATCTCAGATTGTTCCGCCCGAGCAGTTAAAAAGGAGCCGCTTTCATCCTATAAGCTGCAATTATTATAGCAAGTCTGGTTACGACACGGAAATGCCTTCTCATCATCCTATCAAGGAGGAGATGGAGACAGAGGAGGCTGGCAATATAGGAGGTGGTTTTGAGGAGAACAGCGGAACTGAATAA
- a CDS encoding Rpp14/Pop5 family protein has protein sequence MKRLLPSLRAKKRYLAFELVSEGQVSRSDLVKEVMSSASSLLGDVTASECDIRVLGFEDCKGIIQCSHTKVKETRASLATLTRVGGKRATLHVLGISGTIKKATEKFLQNHTVFKPEIRMKSRKVEE, from the coding sequence TTGAAACGTCTGCTTCCTTCGCTTCGTGCAAAAAAACGCTATCTGGCTTTTGAACTGGTTTCTGAGGGGCAGGTCAGCAGGAGTGATCTCGTCAAAGAGGTTATGTCCTCGGCTTCTTCCCTGCTTGGGGATGTCACTGCAAGTGAATGTGATATCAGAGTACTGGGATTCGAAGACTGTAAAGGCATTATCCAGTGCTCTCACACTAAAGTGAAAGAAACAAGGGCTTCCCTGGCAACTCTTACCAGGGTTGGCGGAAAGAGGGCGACTTTGCACGTACTTGGGATATCGGGCACGATTAAAAAAGCAACCGAAAAATTTCTCCAAAATCATACGGTTTTCAAGCCTGAAATCAGAATGAAATCCAGAAAGGTTGAAGAATAA
- a CDS encoding DUF2207 domain-containing protein — MKGSLKPVKETCTNPAFLKIAITATLLVLFFLVPSASARDYTLEEATTNITIDPAGIVHVEESISYTFDGDYSEVFRVLKVSPGESIRNIQGYCSDNACTFRVEETSEGYELIGELLTPTPEKVTFFVSYDHYGVVKVHNDVSEFHYKLWGEEWEKSLGNLKGSITLPVENESEIQYWIHPADYTQNVSVEKNTLYLRTGEIPSYRWYEIRVVFPRIESPNSSIVQIDNSEGLKEITAIENEYQRKVSILNSLYGLTVLFALIYLAVPFLIYFKYGREPKIDYEAVYEREPPTDSKPAIVNAIMQGEIGIPTMDGFTATVMNLANLGYISLRTITSEESKAYGLFKSKSEDILIELESPESYAKAEGKFPELADFEKDVLNLLKKHASGNKISWNKLKKELGKGTDFYDFILAWDEKVKRHIAVEKLFKSTGNKYMSIFGAITTIAAIIYFIAVSNFFPSDAFPRASNVKILVILIAAFGIVMIIFSAVFEKALGRWTPEGRLFYERWNNFKKYLTDFSALKEHPPESIELWDSYLVYATALGVAEEVLKNMSLVVPAEQMETSHFYYVYHSFGQFGSGFESAYSSSAPSSAPSSYGSGGVSGVGGGSGGGGGGAR; from the coding sequence TTGAAAGGATCTCTTAAACCTGTAAAAGAAACATGTACTAATCCTGCATTCCTGAAAATAGCTATAACTGCTACTCTGCTGGTTCTTTTTTTTCTGGTGCCCTCAGCCAGTGCGAGGGACTATACTCTGGAAGAAGCGACAACGAATATAACTATAGATCCCGCAGGCATTGTTCATGTTGAGGAATCGATTTCATACACTTTTGATGGGGATTATAGTGAAGTTTTTAGAGTCCTTAAAGTGTCTCCAGGAGAATCTATTCGGAATATCCAGGGATATTGTTCGGATAATGCATGTACTTTCAGAGTAGAAGAGACTTCTGAAGGATACGAGTTGATAGGTGAACTTCTAACCCCGACTCCTGAAAAAGTGACTTTTTTTGTTTCTTACGATCATTACGGTGTAGTTAAAGTCCATAACGATGTTTCCGAATTTCACTATAAGCTCTGGGGCGAAGAATGGGAAAAATCTCTTGGAAACTTGAAAGGAAGCATTACACTCCCTGTTGAAAACGAGAGTGAGATTCAGTACTGGATACACCCGGCTGACTACACTCAGAATGTTAGTGTGGAAAAGAACACTCTCTATTTAAGGACGGGAGAAATTCCTTCATATCGATGGTATGAAATCAGAGTTGTTTTTCCAAGGATAGAATCCCCCAACTCCAGTATTGTTCAGATAGACAACTCAGAAGGCCTCAAAGAAATAACAGCTATTGAAAATGAATACCAGCGAAAAGTATCAATTTTAAATAGCCTTTACGGTCTGACAGTTCTTTTCGCTCTCATTTATCTGGCAGTTCCCTTCCTCATCTACTTCAAATATGGAAGAGAACCGAAAATAGACTACGAAGCAGTATATGAAAGAGAACCTCCTACCGATTCAAAACCTGCGATAGTCAATGCTATAATGCAGGGGGAAATAGGCATCCCTACAATGGACGGATTTACTGCTACGGTTATGAACCTTGCCAACCTTGGTTATATTTCTCTTCGTACTATAACATCTGAAGAAAGCAAGGCATATGGTTTGTTTAAATCCAAATCTGAAGACATTTTAATTGAACTTGAAAGTCCAGAATCTTACGCGAAAGCTGAGGGGAAGTTCCCAGAACTAGCAGATTTCGAGAAAGACGTGCTCAATTTATTGAAAAAACATGCTTCTGGAAACAAAATTTCATGGAACAAACTGAAAAAAGAACTTGGAAAAGGGACAGATTTCTATGATTTTATTCTCGCCTGGGATGAGAAGGTTAAAAGGCATATTGCAGTTGAAAAACTCTTCAAATCCACTGGGAACAAATACATGAGCATTTTCGGCGCAATTACTACAATTGCAGCAATCATTTATTTTATCGCAGTTTCTAATTTTTTCCCATCAGATGCATTCCCTCGGGCATCCAATGTAAAAATACTTGTAATTTTGATTGCAGCTTTCGGGATAGTCATGATAATTTTCTCAGCGGTATTCGAAAAGGCGCTTGGGCGCTGGACTCCAGAAGGGAGGCTTTTTTATGAACGCTGGAACAACTTCAAAAAATACCTCACGGATTTTTCCGCGCTAAAAGAGCATCCTCCGGAATCCATTGAACTCTGGGACTCTTATCTGGTATATGCAACCGCTCTTGGAGTTGCAGAAGAAGTCCTTAAAAACATGTCATTAGTGGTTCCTGCTGAACAAATGGAAACAAGCCATTTTTACTACGTGTACCACAGCTTCGGCCAGTTCGGTTCAGGCTTTGAGAGTGCTTACTCATCTTCAGCTCCATCTTCAGCTCCATCTTCATACGGAAGCGGGGGAGTAAGCGGAGTGGGCGGAGGTTCAGGTGGCGGAGGCGGTGGAGCCCGTTAA
- the rnp3 gene encoding ribonuclease P protein component 3 — protein MGKPKFYDFCVHAVPDGENTAEQLAALARHFGYSGIALANHSDKLPQSQPELSSTNEFEIFRGIELVEENPSKLHGLIGKFRKSVDVLIVHGGSENINRAALENPQVDILNHPAFEKSSGLNQVLAKAAAENNVAIGLTLRPFLHSRGPRRVRLLSDLRANLDLARKYDVPLVLSSDAMSCFDLRSPRDALALAEVCGLEEDEALEAMTTVPERIISKNRPGPGYIREGVEVLEEGNYF, from the coding sequence TTGGGTAAACCGAAATTCTACGATTTTTGCGTTCATGCGGTGCCAGACGGGGAAAATACTGCTGAGCAGCTTGCTGCCCTCGCCAGACATTTTGGGTACAGCGGGATTGCGCTTGCAAATCACTCGGATAAACTTCCTCAATCGCAGCCTGAACTATCTTCTACTAATGAGTTTGAGATTTTCAGGGGAATCGAGCTTGTAGAGGAAAATCCCTCAAAACTTCATGGACTTATTGGAAAATTTCGGAAATCTGTGGATGTCCTTATAGTGCATGGAGGTTCCGAAAACATCAATAGGGCTGCACTGGAAAATCCGCAAGTGGATATCCTTAACCATCCGGCTTTTGAGAAGAGCAGCGGGTTAAATCAGGTGCTTGCAAAAGCCGCAGCTGAAAATAACGTTGCAATCGGCCTGACATTAAGACCCTTTCTTCATTCAAGAGGTCCAAGGCGCGTTCGCCTGTTGTCGGATCTCAGGGCAAACCTTGACCTTGCCAGAAAATATGACGTTCCCCTTGTCCTTTCTAGCGATGCGATGTCCTGTTTTGACCTTCGTTCTCCGAGGGATGCCCTTGCCCTCGCTGAAGTCTGCGGGCTTGAAGAAGACGAAGCCCTTGAAGCCATGACGACTGTGCCTGAAAGAATAATCTCGAAAAACCGCCCAGGTCCCGGGTATATCAGGGAAGGTGTAGAGGTGCTTGAGGAGGGAAATTACTTTTGA
- a CDS encoding 50S ribosomal protein L15e: MVKSFYTYVRDAWKNPDETYVNDLRWERLQVWRKQGSVTRIERPTRIDRARSLGYKAKQGIVVARVKVRRGGLGKTRFNRGRRTQRMGVNKITGGMSIQRIAESRADRKYPNLEVLNSYWVGEDGKHKWYEVILVDPHHPVIKSDKNLNWICDPSIRDRAARGKTSAGRKGRGLSTRGKGTEKTRPSIRAHKSRGK; the protein is encoded by the coding sequence TTGGTAAAATCTTTTTATACATACGTACGCGATGCATGGAAAAACCCTGATGAGACTTATGTGAACGACCTCCGCTGGGAGCGCTTGCAGGTCTGGAGAAAGCAGGGATCTGTGACCAGAATTGAAAGACCGACCAGAATTGACAGGGCACGCTCCCTTGGATACAAAGCCAAGCAGGGCATTGTAGTCGCCAGGGTAAAGGTACGCCGCGGAGGGCTTGGTAAAACAAGGTTCAACCGTGGAAGAAGAACCCAGAGAATGGGAGTAAACAAGATCACAGGTGGCATGAGCATTCAGAGGATTGCTGAATCCCGTGCAGACCGCAAATACCCCAACCTTGAGGTCCTGAACTCTTACTGGGTAGGAGAGGATGGAAAGCACAAATGGTATGAAGTTATTCTTGTAGATCCCCACCACCCCGTGATAAAGAGCGACAAAAACCTGAACTGGATTTGCGACCCGTCTATCAGGGACAGAGCCGCAAGGGGCAAGACCAGCGCTGGCCGCAAGGGCAGAGGCTTGTCTACACGCGGAAAAGGTACTGAGAAAACCAGACCAAGTATCCGTGCACACAAGAGTCGAGGCAAGTGA
- a CDS encoding acyltransferase family protein: protein MRLQWIDALKGIGIILVVFSHHKLPVALDTYIFSFHMPLFFFISGLLFDFGKYTSSAAKFVKKRFRSLIIPYFGFALLTCLFYLLLDIWYQPGITNIDFFKDSPAENIHSIVYALGPMISYNPPLWFLTCLFITELLFYGFAKRYYAEPGKLMFWLTVVGVLGYLYSVYVPFRLPWNADVALTAVVFYGAGNLFKKFLEPEERKLLEKPKASLSPQP from the coding sequence ATGAGACTTCAATGGATAGATGCTTTAAAAGGAATCGGGATTATACTTGTTGTTTTTTCACATCATAAACTGCCTGTCGCGCTCGATACTTACATCTTTTCCTTTCATATGCCGCTTTTCTTTTTCATATCCGGGCTGCTGTTTGATTTTGGGAAATATACATCATCGGCTGCAAAGTTTGTGAAGAAAAGATTCAGGTCACTTATCATTCCTTACTTCGGCTTTGCCCTGCTTACCTGTCTGTTTTATTTATTACTGGATATATGGTACCAGCCAGGGATCACGAATATTGACTTTTTCAAAGACAGTCCTGCCGAAAACATTCATTCCATAGTCTATGCACTGGGACCCATGATCTCTTACAATCCGCCTCTCTGGTTCCTGACCTGCCTTTTTATAACCGAGCTTCTCTTTTACGGGTTTGCAAAGAGATATTACGCTGAACCGGGAAAGCTTATGTTCTGGCTCACGGTTGTCGGAGTGCTGGGATATCTTTATTCGGTCTATGTGCCTTTCAGGCTGCCCTGGAATGCGGATGTGGCTCTCACGGCTGTGGTTTTTTATGGGGCTGGAAATTTGTTCAAAAAATTCCTGGAACCTGAAGAGCGGAAACTGCTGGAAAAGCCTAAAGCTAGCCTGAGTCCCCAGCCCTAG
- the psmA gene encoding archaeal proteasome endopeptidase complex subunit alpha, translated as MQMAPQMGYDRAITVFSPDGRLFQVEYAREAVKRGTTAVGIKAVDGVVLLVDKRITSRLVEAESIEKIFQIDDHIGAATSGLVADARSLVDRARVEAQINRVSYDEPIGVEVISKKICDHKQTYTQYGGVRPYGTALLIAGVDDNLPRLFETDPSGALLEYKATAIGAGRNAVVEVFEAEYRENMNMDEAILLGMDALYRAAEGKFDASTLEVGVVSLKDKKFRKLVPEEVENYVQQILMKYRETERKE; from the coding sequence ATGCAGATGGCACCACAGATGGGCTATGACAGGGCGATTACTGTTTTCAGCCCTGATGGAAGACTTTTTCAGGTAGAGTATGCCCGCGAAGCGGTCAAAAGGGGAACAACAGCCGTGGGGATCAAGGCAGTCGATGGGGTAGTGCTGCTGGTTGACAAGCGAATAACAAGCAGGCTTGTGGAAGCCGAGTCAATTGAAAAAATTTTCCAGATTGACGACCACATAGGGGCAGCAACCTCAGGACTTGTAGCGGATGCCCGCTCCCTTGTTGACAGAGCCCGTGTAGAAGCGCAGATCAACAGGGTTTCTTATGACGAGCCCATAGGTGTGGAGGTTATCTCTAAGAAAATCTGCGATCACAAGCAAACTTACACTCAGTACGGCGGAGTTCGCCCGTATGGGACTGCACTTCTGATTGCAGGCGTGGATGACAATCTGCCCAGACTCTTTGAAACTGACCCGAGCGGGGCGCTCCTTGAATACAAGGCAACAGCTATCGGAGCAGGCAGAAATGCGGTCGTTGAGGTCTTTGAGGCTGAATACAGGGAAAATATGAACATGGACGAAGCTATCCTTCTTGGCATGGATGCGCTCTATAGGGCTGCTGAAGGCAAGTTTGATGCATCTACCCTTGAGGTTGGTGTTGTGTCGCTTAAGGATAAAAAATTCAGGAAATTGGTTCCTGAAGAAGTTGAGAATTATGTCCAGCAAATCCTTATGAAATATCGCGAAACTGAGCGCAAAGAATAA
- a CDS encoding DEAD/DEAH box helicase — protein sequence MDISLFLDQIQASSRYENQIIHNEKIPAREALYAPLELKPQVKAALSGIGIENLYTHQVEAIEKVREGKDVVLCTTTASGKSLTYMIPIFETILNEPEATALYISPLNALVNDQLKSFLEFEAALKSGAGIARYTGALSEAEKRTVREGQTNVVLTNPEMIHMSFLAWHHLWRRFYSNLRFIVVDESHYYRGVIGSNMANLLRRLLRVAKYYGASPQFICCSATIGNPDDHTETLIGRKAAVVENNGSLQGSQQFVFWNPPLYINNKGCTLRRSSFSEASSLFAEAVQAGFQTLAFTRSRQGVERMYKHCRELLRRKNLSSAICSYRSGYFDREREEIEKKMNSGELRGVISTNALELGIDIGGLDVCILDGYPGTVMSARQQAGRAGRSGNESLVVLVAGTNALDQYYMRNPADFFARSSENAVLNPGNPYILAGHLLCAAKEIPLKTSDEKYFGQGYSRVVELLEIEGLLAGNDLKYSTDPFPYKHVSLRGIDNNTYSLLAFEGEKCFPIEKDIEETLAFRECHPGAVYMHRGEPYYINRIDHEKKEIHAVKTHDAYYTKPMIDSSVIVQETYAVKPLLHAPEVEVGLGEVEVTDRVIGYRKIQTQSNEIMSAHNLEMPSISLQTMAVWLKLPDRLQELVGEHKLDFAGGIHAIEHAMISMYPLHLLVDRSDVGGVSTPSHPDLGNKSGIFIYDGHRGGVGYAEKGYDLIEEVLDGTLKAIESCPCESGCPSCIQSPKCGNNNEPLDKHAAIMLLHEILGKAPYIPPERKEKHLSEVRRASRQAPEKRSTDDALSRVRRQLRRETIKQESPAGQDKKEKTFIVTDEKGRMIGVISAPAPEKAAAKTFHQKLRGEKEPTREKPLEIRVRDLGAGNDYNFQLWVEISENKGNEAVNGENGKKVVKKLIIRKVV from the coding sequence ATGGACATTTCCCTCTTCTTAGATCAGATTCAAGCTTCTAGCCGCTATGAAAACCAGATAATTCATAATGAAAAAATTCCTGCAAGAGAAGCCCTGTATGCGCCTCTTGAGCTGAAACCACAGGTAAAAGCAGCCCTTTCAGGCATCGGGATTGAAAATCTGTATACGCATCAGGTAGAAGCCATAGAAAAAGTCCGGGAAGGAAAAGACGTTGTATTGTGTACGACTACAGCAAGTGGAAAGTCCCTTACTTATATGATTCCTATTTTTGAGACCATTCTTAATGAGCCCGAAGCAACCGCCCTTTATATCTCTCCTTTAAATGCCCTTGTAAACGACCAGTTAAAGTCTTTTCTGGAATTTGAAGCAGCTCTGAAATCAGGGGCAGGCATAGCCAGATATACAGGCGCTCTCTCAGAAGCCGAGAAAAGGACGGTAAGAGAAGGGCAAACCAATGTGGTTTTAACAAACCCTGAAATGATCCATATGAGTTTTCTTGCCTGGCATCATCTCTGGAGGCGCTTTTACTCGAACCTCAGGTTCATAGTCGTTGACGAGAGTCATTACTATCGGGGGGTTATAGGCAGCAATATGGCAAACCTGCTAAGGCGGCTTTTACGCGTGGCTAAGTATTACGGGGCATCTCCGCAGTTTATTTGTTGTTCTGCGACTATAGGAAATCCGGACGACCATACGGAAACCCTTATCGGGCGAAAAGCTGCAGTGGTTGAGAACAACGGTTCTCTTCAGGGCAGTCAGCAGTTCGTTTTCTGGAACCCGCCACTTTACATAAACAATAAAGGGTGCACACTGAGGAGAAGCAGCTTTTCCGAGGCTTCTTCGCTTTTTGCAGAGGCTGTACAGGCAGGATTCCAAACTCTAGCTTTTACCCGGTCCAGGCAGGGAGTTGAAAGGATGTATAAACACTGCCGGGAGCTTTTAAGGAGGAAAAATCTCTCTTCTGCAATCTGTTCCTATAGAAGCGGCTATTTTGACAGGGAAAGGGAAGAAATCGAAAAGAAAATGAATTCTGGAGAACTTCGGGGGGTTATATCCACAAATGCACTCGAACTGGGGATAGATATTGGAGGACTTGATGTCTGTATTCTGGACGGGTATCCGGGGACAGTTATGAGTGCAAGGCAGCAGGCAGGTAGGGCGGGCAGAAGTGGAAACGAAAGCCTTGTTGTCCTTGTAGCAGGCACAAACGCTCTTGATCAGTATTATATGAGAAATCCTGCTGACTTTTTTGCAAGAAGCAGTGAAAATGCCGTACTCAACCCCGGAAATCCATATATCCTTGCTGGACACCTGCTCTGTGCCGCAAAAGAAATTCCTCTAAAGACATCTGACGAGAAATACTTCGGGCAAGGCTATTCAAGAGTTGTGGAACTTCTGGAGATCGAAGGTCTGCTTGCAGGTAACGACCTGAAGTATTCGACTGACCCGTTCCCGTACAAGCACGTTTCTCTCCGGGGAATCGATAATAATACTTACTCTCTGCTCGCTTTTGAAGGGGAAAAATGCTTCCCTATAGAAAAAGACATCGAGGAAACTCTAGCCTTCAGGGAGTGCCATCCCGGGGCTGTTTACATGCACAGGGGAGAACCTTATTACATAAACAGGATCGACCATGAAAAGAAGGAGATCCATGCTGTAAAAACGCATGATGCTTATTATACGAAACCCATGATCGACTCGTCTGTGATTGTACAGGAAACATATGCGGTAAAGCCTCTGCTGCACGCGCCGGAGGTTGAGGTTGGGCTTGGGGAAGTCGAGGTGACGGACAGAGTTATTGGTTACAGGAAAATCCAGACCCAGAGTAATGAAATAATGAGCGCACACAACCTTGAGATGCCTTCAATAAGCCTCCAGACAATGGCTGTCTGGCTCAAGCTTCCGGACAGGCTGCAGGAACTTGTAGGGGAACATAAACTGGATTTTGCAGGCGGGATCCACGCCATAGAACATGCAATGATCTCAATGTACCCTCTTCATCTGCTTGTGGACAGGAGCGATGTAGGTGGGGTTTCCACGCCGTCCCATCCTGACCTCGGAAACAAAAGCGGGATCTTCATTTATGACGGGCACAGGGGTGGAGTGGGGTACGCAGAAAAAGGTTATGACCTTATAGAAGAGGTGCTTGACGGCACCCTAAAAGCAATCGAGAGCTGTCCCTGTGAAAGTGGCTGCCCGAGCTGTATTCAGTCCCCGAAGTGCGGAAATAATAATGAACCTCTGGACAAACATGCTGCAATCATGCTCCTGCATGAGATTCTCGGAAAAGCCCCCTATATTCCGCCCGAAAGGAAAGAAAAACACCTTTCCGAAGTCCGGAGAGCTTCAAGGCAGGCTCCCGAAAAAAGAAGTACAGACGATGCTCTAAGCAGGGTAAGGCGCCAGCTCCGGCGGGAAACCATAAAACAGGAATCGCCTGCAGGGCAGGATAAAAAAGAGAAAACCTTCATTGTCACGGATGAAAAGGGAAGAATGATCGGAGTAATCTCTGCCCCTGCTCCTGAAAAAGCTGCCGCAAAAACCTTCCACCAGAAACTCAGAGGAGAAAAAGAACCCACAAGGGAGAAACCCCTTGAAATACGTGTCAGAGACCTTGGAGCAGGTAATGATTACAACTTCCAGCTCTGGGTTGAGATCTCCGAAAATAAAGGAAATGAAGCCGTTAATGGAGAAAATGGAAAAAAAGTTGTAAAGAAACTGATTATCAGGAAAGTTGTCTGA
- a CDS encoding RNA-binding protein, with product MIHHIILRVIAHATEDVSRVREALDLFLSGAGVREGSELIEELQAEGHHGNPITILSVQLKRKADCLNFARFVRERLSEEDVAKLREEMPERLDENQVFHLRFDKQAAYLQQVRLTNSSDAITAKIKIETYPKSREKAGAIVEELFG from the coding sequence GTGATTCATCACATAATACTGCGTGTGATCGCCCACGCAACTGAAGATGTTTCCAGAGTCCGCGAGGCTCTGGACCTTTTTTTATCTGGTGCCGGCGTCCGGGAAGGAAGCGAATTGATTGAAGAGCTTCAAGCTGAAGGGCACCATGGAAATCCTATTACTATCCTGAGCGTACAGCTTAAAAGAAAGGCAGACTGTCTGAATTTTGCCCGTTTTGTCAGGGAAAGACTTTCTGAGGAAGACGTAGCAAAGCTCAGAGAAGAAATGCCTGAAAGGCTGGACGAGAACCAGGTCTTCCATCTCCGCTTTGACAAACAGGCTGCATACTTGCAGCAGGTGAGGCTGACCAATTCCTCGGATGCGATCACTGCAAAAATCAAGATCGAAACATATCCGAAGAGCCGGGAAAAAGCCGGAGCTATAGTGGAGGAGTTGTTTGGGTAA